One Clupea harengus unplaced genomic scaffold, Ch_v2.0.2, whole genome shotgun sequence DNA segment encodes these proteins:
- the LOC122131231 gene encoding tyrosine-protein kinase receptor UFO-like — protein sequence MCLVPACVCVCVCVCVCVRVCVRVIPSAVNTLGISDELKQKLQDVMVDRHKLTLGKTLGEGEFGSVMEGLLTQEDSVLKVAVKTMKIAICTRTEMEDFLREAACMKEFDHHNVMRLLGVCLQTVESEGYPSPVVILPYMKHGDLHSYLLYSRLGDCPVYLPSQMLVKFMTDIARGMEYLSSKNFIHRDLAARNCMLNENMNVCVADFGLSKKIYNGDYYRQGRISKMPVKWIAIESLADRVYTTKSDVWSFGVTMWEIATRGQTPYPGVENSEIYDYLRQGNRLKQPPDCLDCIYSLMFSCWLLSPKDRPSFERLCCELEKVLEELPDPQDPDEILYVNMEESSGEIGAVGGRDPNCPLGLGLGGGLGGMSGLSMPLPPMKDSVATVEVHQPHQPNRYVLCPQHETQQRLLLPAADSLDSLHLTMPGAPSTTCSSSASPTPTLQLQPSERSSPVFPLDPDNDDDVNTGPAAVRRVPWQ from the exons ATGTGTcttgtgcctgcatgtgtgtgcgtgtgtgtgtgtgtgtgtgtgtgtgtgcgcgtgtgtgtgcgtgtgattccCTCTGCAGTGAACACTCTGGGAATCAGTGATGAGCTGAAGCAGAAGCTGCAGGATGTGATGGTGGACAGACATAAACTAACCCTGGGAAAGACTCtgggagagg GTGAGTTCGGCTCGGTCATGGAGGGTCTCCTGACACAGGAGGATTCAGTGCTGAAAGTGGCCGTTAAAACCATGAAAA TCGCTATCTGCACGCGCACAGAGATGGAGGACTTCCTCCGCGAGGCGGCCTGCATGAAGGAGTTCGACCACCACAACGTCATGAGGCTCTTAG gtgtgtgtctgcagacagTGGAGAGTGAAGGCTACCCCTCGCCGGTGGTGATTCTGCCCTACATGAAGCATGGGGACCTGCACAGCTATCTGCTCTACTCCAGGCTGGGGGACTGCCCTGTG TATCTTCCATCCCAGATGTTGGTGAAATTCATGACTGACATCGCCCGGGGAATGGAATATTTGAGCAGCAAGAATTTCATTCACAGGGACTTGGCCGCTCGTAACTGCAT GCTGAATgagaatatgaatgtgtgtgtggctgactttGGTCTGTCTAAGAAGATATACAATGGAGACTACTACCGGCAAGGCCGCATCTCCAAAATGCCCGTCAAATGGATCGCCATTGAGAGTCTGGCAGACAGAGTGTACACCACCAAGAGTGATGTG tgGTCGTTCGGTGTGACCATGTGGGAGATCGCCACGCGAGGCCAGACTCCGTATCCAGGCGTGGAGAACAGTGAGATATATGACTACCTGCGGCAGGGCAACCGCCTCAAGCAGCCCCCAGACTGCCTAGACTGCAT ttACTCCCTCATGTTCTCCTGTTGGCTCCTGAGCCCCAAGGACCGGCCCAGTTTTGAGCGTCTGTGCTGTGAGCTGGAGAAGGTCCTGGAGGAGCTGCCCGACCCGCAGGACCCTGACGAGATCCTCTACGTCAACATGGAGGAGTCCTCCGGCGAGATCGGGGCGGTCGGGGGTCGCGACCCCAACTGTCCTTTGGGGCTAGGCTTGGGTGGCGGTCTCGGGGGCATGTCGGGCCTGTCCATGCCCCTGCCGCCCATGAAGGACTCGGTGGCCACTGTGGAGGTGCACCAGCCTCACCAACCCAACCGCTACGTGCTGTGCCCGCAGCACGAGACCCAGCAGCGCCTCCTACTGCCCGCCGCTGACTCCCTGGATTCACTCCACTTGACCATGCCCGGCGCCCCCTCGaccacctgctcctcctccgcctcgcccacccccaccctccagtTACAGCCGTCTGAGCGATCCAGCCCCGTATTCCCGCTCGACCCTGACAACGACGATGACGTGAACACTGGGCCCGCCGCAGTCAGACGAGTCCCGTGGCAGTGA